From the Dehalococcoidia bacterium genome, one window contains:
- a CDS encoding invasin domain 3-containing protein, with protein sequence MKKFGILAGLAFVALLLGMAGTTIRSDDAQARPTAVIALSPTIVNSLTDAACAPACNLANPAHLLAVADEEGDGDGRVEASDFADIDLDANQLNEDTGVLWILAFVTNDDPVTFSADVGAFAESGAANWVCDTALEEADCDANAATVGDGAVVATLTAGAGGFARDDDYELLVSQSGIDVTIEYAVVGDPDAISVIAFPSDTVMEGLDLGDCTGLDLADFTDEIEEPTVTGLIATVEDDDGTPLAGAFVGWESDDTDVAVLTLPLTVSIETDSGTFAVNLVCGVEPGTATITASALLSPMGPEVDDDEVDITVVGEPADMTVTASPASITCDGTASSTVSAALVDAEGNPVVAGIRVRFDVVALGTADPITAVTDAEGVASSTITPLSGVSAGVVVIVSVPDFDLESSIRIDCAAPPPTVAPPPTVAPPPTVVPPPTGDAGLLD encoded by the coding sequence TTGAAGAAGTTTGGAATACTGGCAGGGCTGGCATTCGTGGCGCTCCTGCTCGGCATGGCGGGAACCACCATCCGCAGCGACGACGCCCAAGCCCGCCCGACCGCGGTCATTGCGCTCAGCCCCACCATCGTTAATTCGCTCACCGATGCGGCGTGCGCTCCCGCGTGCAACCTTGCTAACCCGGCACACCTTCTTGCCGTTGCCGACGAAGAAGGCGACGGGGATGGCAGGGTAGAGGCAAGCGACTTTGCCGACATCGACCTGGACGCCAACCAGCTAAATGAAGATACCGGCGTCTTGTGGATTCTGGCTTTCGTGACCAACGACGACCCGGTCACTTTCAGCGCCGACGTGGGCGCTTTCGCCGAATCGGGCGCCGCTAACTGGGTTTGTGACACAGCGCTGGAAGAGGCCGACTGCGACGCCAACGCCGCCACCGTTGGCGATGGAGCCGTCGTTGCCACCCTCACTGCCGGCGCGGGCGGCTTTGCCCGCGATGACGACTACGAGCTGCTTGTCAGCCAGTCGGGCATCGACGTCACAATCGAGTACGCCGTCGTCGGCGACCCGGACGCGATCTCTGTGATCGCCTTCCCCTCTGACACCGTCATGGAAGGGCTGGACCTCGGCGACTGCACCGGTCTCGACCTCGCGGACTTCACGGATGAGATCGAGGAACCCACGGTTACCGGCCTCATCGCGACGGTAGAAGACGACGACGGGACTCCACTCGCCGGAGCCTTTGTCGGCTGGGAGTCCGATGACACCGATGTCGCCGTACTCACGCTCCCTCTGACCGTCAGCATCGAGACCGATTCAGGCACCTTCGCCGTCAACCTGGTCTGCGGAGTTGAACCCGGAACGGCCACCATCACCGCCAGCGCTCTCCTCAGCCCGATGGGGCCCGAGGTGGACGACGACGAAGTGGACATCACGGTCGTCGGCGAGCCGGCGGACATGACCGTAACCGCCAGCCCCGCATCCATCACCTGCGACGGCACAGCCAGCTCAACCGTGAGCGCCGCCCTGGTGGACGCTGAGGGCAACCCCGTCGTGGCCGGCATCAGAGTCCGCTTCGACGTTGTGGCGCTCGGCACCGCCGACCCGATCACGGCTGTCACTGACGCCGAGGGCGTTGCCAGCAGCACAATCACACCGCTGTCCGGCGTATCGGCTGGCGTGGTCGTGATAGTCAGCGTGCCGGACTTCGACCTTGAAAGCTCGATCAGGATCGACTGCGCCGCGCCGCCACCCACAGTGGCCCCGCCGCCCACGGTAGCGCCGCCACCCACAGTGGTGCCGCCGCCCACCGGCGACGCGGGACTGCTCGACTAG
- the mnmA gene encoding tRNA 2-thiouridine(34) synthase MnmA — translation MNEKKRVVVAMSGGVDSSVAAALLLERGYEVVGVTMRLWSDGSSLRAGCCVLGADDAREVCRVLRIPHYVVNLEREFEEEVVRYFCREYEQGRTPNPCLACNDSIKFKHLLRRIGRWGAGYLATGHYARIRQVDGEYRLLRAVDDSKDQSYVLYTLGQDEMSRLLLPVGERTKAEVRRMAASLGLPVAEKRDSVEICFIPENDHLAFLKARSVARAPGRVVDVHGRTVGTHNGIAGYTIGQRRGLGVALGERRYVASIDARENVITIGDEEDLLSEALIADAVNWVSGRPPEGEAAVEAKIRYRTPAAPATVRMRGARAEVRFRERQRAVTPGQAVVFYQGEEVIGGGIISVVGAAARRGRPEAIVISGR, via the coding sequence ATGAACGAGAAGAAGCGCGTGGTCGTGGCGATGAGCGGGGGCGTCGATTCCTCCGTCGCCGCCGCCCTCCTGCTGGAGCGCGGCTACGAAGTCGTCGGCGTGACGATGCGCCTGTGGAGCGACGGGTCCTCGCTGCGGGCGGGTTGCTGCGTGCTCGGCGCCGACGACGCGCGCGAGGTCTGTCGTGTCCTCCGCATACCTCACTACGTGGTGAACCTGGAGCGCGAGTTCGAGGAGGAGGTGGTGCGCTACTTCTGCCGCGAGTATGAGCAGGGACGCACCCCCAACCCCTGCCTCGCCTGCAACGACAGCATCAAGTTCAAGCATCTCCTCCGCCGCATCGGCCGGTGGGGCGCCGGCTACCTGGCGACGGGCCACTACGCCCGCATCCGTCAGGTTGACGGCGAGTACCGGCTGCTGCGGGCCGTCGACGATTCGAAGGACCAGTCTTACGTCCTCTACACGCTGGGCCAGGACGAGATGTCGCGGCTGCTGCTGCCCGTCGGCGAGCGCACGAAGGCGGAGGTGCGGCGGATGGCGGCCTCGCTGGGGCTGCCGGTGGCGGAGAAGCGCGACAGTGTTGAGATCTGCTTCATCCCCGAGAACGATCACCTGGCCTTCTTGAAGGCGCGGAGTGTGGCGCGGGCGCCGGGCCGCGTCGTCGATGTGCACGGCAGGACGGTGGGGACTCACAATGGGATCGCCGGGTACACCATCGGGCAGCGGCGCGGGCTGGGCGTTGCGCTGGGCGAACGGCGATACGTGGCGTCGATAGACGCGCGGGAAAACGTCATTACGATCGGCGACGAGGAGGATTTGCTGTCCGAGGCGCTGATCGCCGACGCCGTGAACTGGGTGAGCGGCAGGCCGCCGGAAGGCGAAGCGGCCGTCGAAGCGAAGATCCGCTATCGCACTCCTGCCGCGCCGGCGACCGTCCGGATGCGCGGTGCCAGGGCGGAGGTGCGTTTCCGCGAGCGGCAGCGGGCCGTAACGCCGGGCCAGGCAGTCGTGTTCTATCAGGGGGAGGAGGTAATCGGGGGTGGTATTATATCGGTAGTTGGGGCGGCCGCCCGCCGGGGACGCCCGGAAGCCATCGTTATCTCAGGGAGGTGA
- a CDS encoding YtxH domain-containing protein codes for MGAKGDKEREEEEERAGKGGPGFVSGFLSGSALGGLLAVLFTPMPGEEFRAMTREKAPELWERRQELAEEALGRTQALFERVESMPGGGIIPRIRNFLRAVKERLSDAAAEVREGMVEGQEEARHRYETMTRRRRRGM; via the coding sequence ATGGGTGCGAAAGGCGACAAGGAGCGCGAGGAAGAAGAGGAGCGGGCGGGGAAGGGCGGCCCCGGCTTTGTCTCCGGCTTTCTGTCCGGTTCCGCCCTGGGCGGACTTCTCGCCGTCCTGTTTACTCCCATGCCCGGGGAGGAGTTTCGGGCGATGACGCGGGAGAAGGCGCCGGAGCTGTGGGAGCGGCGGCAGGAGCTGGCGGAAGAAGCGCTGGGGCGTACGCAGGCGCTGTTCGAAAGGGTGGAGAGCATGCCCGGCGGCGGCATAATCCCCCGTATCCGTAATTTCTTGCGGGCAGTGAAGGAGAGGCTATCGGATGCGGCGGCGGAGGTGAGAGAGGGCATGGTGGAGGGGCAGGAAGAGGCGCGCCACCGTTACGAGACTATGACGAGACGCCGCCGCAGGGGCATGTGA
- a CDS encoding class F sortase — MIRGALSGLYGWLRERSSRLSFRPRNRLHIALLAGVPVVVLSTVAALTWLFLFSGTGDGPSTLARVLDAAVSPTPRSTPTPRLTASPTPLPTATSEAPLEAASSDSDATGSSEVTHESQGPAAESGMRMVIPKIGVNAPVTIRVMGPDGVMGPPNGRFDVVWYDFSAFPGLGGYPGSSGNAVFSGHVDYHPHYEAVFWDLRLLAPGDIIEVYLPDGAVARYSVQWAQTISPESDFSSYCADTGEGTITIVTCQGTFNPATRQYNQRLVVRGALVP, encoded by the coding sequence ATGATCAGAGGCGCGTTGTCTGGGCTGTACGGGTGGCTTAGGGAGAGGTCCTCGCGCCTTTCGTTCCGGCCGCGAAACCGGCTTCACATCGCTCTGCTGGCGGGCGTGCCCGTCGTCGTCCTGTCGACCGTTGCGGCACTCACATGGCTCTTCCTTTTCAGCGGTACCGGAGACGGGCCGTCGACATTAGCCCGCGTCCTCGACGCCGCCGTTTCCCCCACGCCTCGCTCGACACCGACGCCGCGCCTTACCGCTTCGCCGACCCCGCTCCCCACCGCCACCAGCGAAGCCCCGCTGGAGGCCGCTTCCAGCGACTCCGATGCGACAGGTTCGTCCGAAGTGACCCACGAATCGCAGGGCCCGGCAGCGGAAAGCGGCATGCGGATGGTGATACCCAAGATCGGCGTGAACGCCCCCGTCACCATCCGCGTCATGGGCCCCGACGGCGTGATGGGCCCTCCCAACGGCCGCTTCGACGTCGTCTGGTACGATTTCTCCGCCTTCCCCGGCCTCGGAGGCTACCCCGGCTCGTCCGGCAACGCCGTGTTCTCCGGCCACGTCGACTATCACCCCCACTACGAGGCGGTCTTCTGGGACCTCCGCCTCCTCGCGCCTGGCGATATCATCGAAGTCTATCTGCCCGACGGCGCAGTGGCCCGCTACTCCGTCCAGTGGGCGCAGACGATCAGCCCCGAGTCCGACTTCAGCTCCTACTGCGCAGACACGGGCGAAGGCACAATCACCATCGTCACCTGCCAGGGCACCTTCAACCCGGCGACGCGCCAATACAACCAGCGGCTCGTCGTGCGCGGCGCCCTCGTTCCCTAG
- a CDS encoding class F sortase — protein sequence MGLGVAALMAAGILFGLSATGIIGNNGRYSGPGTTTGFGSVVATPPSITPPPQSTPPSDAPIARLVIPRVGIDAPVVTLGIDGDGVMQSPSNAYDVAWYDFSTRPGFGSNAVFSGHVDYHDVGPAVFWELRHLQAGDIVEVRLADGTIYQYSVTALECLPVDTAPIGEIVGPTPNEVVTLITCCGEFNYSTRQYSHRLVVRAERVLVPPS from the coding sequence ATGGGGCTCGGCGTTGCCGCTCTCATGGCCGCCGGCATCCTCTTCGGTCTTTCGGCGACCGGCATCATCGGTAACAACGGCCGGTACAGTGGGCCCGGGACGACTACCGGTTTCGGCTCAGTCGTCGCTACGCCTCCTTCGATTACCCCGCCACCGCAGTCCACGCCCCCCAGCGACGCTCCCATCGCGCGGCTCGTCATCCCGCGGGTCGGGATCGACGCGCCGGTCGTCACCCTGGGCATCGACGGCGACGGCGTGATGCAGTCACCGTCGAACGCCTACGACGTCGCCTGGTACGATTTCAGCACCCGGCCGGGCTTCGGCAGCAACGCCGTCTTCTCCGGCCACGTCGACTATCATGACGTCGGGCCCGCCGTCTTCTGGGAGCTGCGCCATCTGCAAGCGGGCGACATCGTCGAGGTCCGCCTGGCGGACGGCACCATCTACCAGTACAGCGTCACCGCGCTCGAGTGCCTGCCCGTCGACACCGCGCCCATCGGCGAGATCGTGGGGCCGACGCCCAATGAAGTCGTAACCCTCATAACCTGCTGCGGCGAGTTCAACTACAGCACAAGACAGTACAGCCACCGGCTCGTCGTGCGGGCCGAACGCGTGCTCGTACCGCCCTCCTGA
- a CDS encoding class F sortase, translating into MDRLRLPGGRDRGPGGGGRLEQLRRWLDCLQPRQRWAVIAGVPIALLLIIAAVSTTLALSLGGDGDAKSAAARTATPSEGESEGLLNEDLTQSLLLAKEHLEQRLQTNGLAGTHPEAPVPGQEGDRLLIAKIGVDAPITMRVVGTDGHMPRPEGPTDVAWYDFSAFEGLGGRPGVGGNTVLSGHVDYRDYGPAVFWDLRKLEAGDEIVIRLSDGSEYKYVVQWNRVVDSSAAVWNDIVASTPQESVTLITCAGTFDPSTRTYDQRRVVWAVRVA; encoded by the coding sequence ATGGATCGACTTAGACTACCGGGCGGACGGGACAGAGGGCCAGGAGGCGGAGGTCGGCTGGAGCAGTTGCGGCGGTGGCTCGACTGCCTTCAGCCGCGCCAGCGGTGGGCCGTAATCGCAGGCGTGCCCATAGCCCTTCTCCTCATCATCGCCGCCGTATCCACAACGCTCGCCCTTTCGCTGGGCGGCGACGGCGACGCAAAGAGCGCCGCCGCGCGGACTGCGACCCCTTCGGAGGGCGAATCGGAAGGGCTGCTCAACGAAGACCTGACGCAGTCGCTTCTGCTGGCCAAAGAACACCTTGAGCAGCGTCTGCAAACAAACGGCCTCGCCGGCACTCACCCCGAGGCGCCGGTGCCCGGCCAGGAAGGCGACCGACTTCTAATCGCCAAGATCGGCGTCGACGCCCCTATCACCATGCGAGTCGTGGGCACGGACGGCCACATGCCACGGCCCGAGGGACCGACAGACGTCGCCTGGTATGACTTCTCCGCCTTCGAGGGGCTCGGCGGCCGGCCCGGCGTGGGCGGCAACACCGTCCTCTCCGGCCACGTCGACTACCGTGACTACGGCCCCGCTGTCTTCTGGGACCTGCGGAAGTTGGAGGCGGGCGACGAAATCGTCATCCGCCTCAGCGACGGCTCGGAGTACAAGTACGTCGTGCAGTGGAACCGCGTCGTCGATTCCAGCGCCGCCGTCTGGAACGACATCGTCGCCTCCACGCCTCAGGAATCGGTGACGCTGATTACCTGCGCCGGCACATTCGATCCCTCCACGAGGACCTATGATCAGAGGCGCGTTGTCTGGGCTGTACGGGTGGCTTAG